One region of Halomicrobium sp. LC1Hm genomic DNA includes:
- the glnA gene encoding type I glutamate--ammonia ligase gives MTSELSAEAQDVLEEIEEKNVDFLRLQFTDILGTIKNVSVPADQAEKAFTEGIYFDGSSINGFVRIQESDMRLDPDPETFSVLPWRNDDESAAARLICDVIDTSTGEPFAGDPRGVLKRAIQRAEEMGYTVNAAPEPEFFLFEEDEEGRATTKTNDAGGYFDLAPKDLASDVRRDIIFGLEEMGFDIEASHHEVAEGQHEINFTYDDALSTADNVATFRAVVRAIAAEHDLHATFMPKPIPKINGSGMHTHFSLFEDGENAFHDEDDEFDLSETAKQFTAGILEHAEAIAAVSNPTVNSYKRLVPGYEAPVYVAWSDRNRSALIRKPAARTPAASRIEARFPDPSCNPYLAFAALIHAGLDGIEKELDCDDPVRENIYEFDEAKREEYGITTLPSNLGEAIDALEDDEVVQDALGQHVYENFVDAKTQEYDEFRVDVSDWELDRYLEKF, from the coding sequence ATGACAAGCGAACTCTCGGCGGAAGCACAAGACGTACTGGAAGAGATCGAAGAGAAGAACGTCGACTTCCTGCGCCTGCAGTTTACAGACATTCTGGGGACGATCAAGAACGTCTCCGTGCCGGCCGATCAGGCGGAGAAGGCCTTCACCGAGGGCATCTACTTCGACGGCTCCTCGATCAACGGCTTCGTCCGCATCCAGGAGTCGGACATGCGCCTGGACCCGGACCCGGAGACCTTCTCCGTGCTCCCGTGGCGCAACGACGACGAGAGCGCCGCGGCCCGTCTCATCTGTGACGTCATCGACACCTCGACGGGCGAGCCCTTCGCCGGCGACCCGCGTGGCGTCCTCAAGCGCGCCATCCAGCGCGCCGAGGAGATGGGGTACACGGTCAACGCGGCCCCCGAGCCGGAGTTCTTCCTGTTCGAGGAAGACGAGGAGGGACGTGCGACGACCAAGACCAACGACGCCGGTGGCTACTTCGACCTCGCGCCCAAGGACCTCGCGTCCGACGTGCGCCGTGACATCATCTTCGGCCTCGAAGAGATGGGCTTCGACATCGAAGCCTCCCACCACGAGGTCGCCGAGGGCCAGCACGAGATCAACTTCACCTACGACGACGCGCTGAGCACGGCCGACAACGTCGCCACGTTCCGCGCGGTCGTTCGCGCCATCGCTGCCGAACACGACCTGCACGCGACGTTCATGCCCAAGCCGATCCCGAAGATCAACGGCTCGGGCATGCACACGCACTTCTCGCTGTTCGAAGACGGCGAGAACGCGTTCCACGACGAAGACGACGAGTTCGACCTCTCGGAGACGGCAAAGCAGTTCACCGCCGGGATCCTCGAACACGCCGAGGCCATCGCCGCGGTGTCGAACCCGACGGTCAACTCCTACAAGCGACTCGTCCCGGGCTACGAGGCACCCGTCTACGTCGCCTGGTCCGACCGCAACCGCTCGGCGCTGATCCGCAAGCCCGCGGCCCGCACGCCCGCTGCCAGCCGGATCGAGGCCCGCTTCCCCGACCCGTCCTGTAACCCGTATCTCGCCTTCGCGGCGCTCATCCACGCCGGGCTGGACGGCATCGAGAAGGAACTGGACTGTGACGACCCCGTCCGCGAGAACATCTACGAGTTCGACGAGGCAAAGCGCGAGGAGTACGGCATCACCACGCTGCCGTCGAACCTCGGCGAGGCCATCGACGCGCTCGAAGACGACGAGGTCGTCCAGGACGCGCTGGGCCAGCACGTCTACGAGAACTTCGTCGACGCCAAGACCCAGGAGTACGACGAGTTCCGCGTCGACGTCTCCGACTGGGAGCTCGACCGCTACCTCGAGAAGTTCTGA
- the lrp gene encoding HTH-type transcriptional regulator Lrp encodes MTYENLDRKLVNELLGDGRASLRSLAEDLDVSVTTVSNHLSELEDQGIIQGYTPKVDYDELGYDVTAIVQLKVEGSSLPEVTESLREHKQMISVYEVTGDYDIIAVGKFSDTDGMNAQIKELLTDPEIKESNTSVVLNAASEHEQFDLELEE; translated from the coding sequence ATGACGTACGAAAATTTGGACCGGAAGCTAGTGAATGAACTTCTGGGCGACGGGCGGGCCAGCCTGCGGAGCCTCGCCGAGGACCTCGACGTCTCGGTCACCACCGTCTCCAACCACCTCTCAGAGCTGGAAGACCAGGGGATCATCCAGGGGTACACGCCGAAAGTCGACTACGACGAACTGGGCTACGACGTGACCGCCATCGTCCAGCTCAAGGTCGAGGGTTCCTCGCTGCCCGAGGTCACGGAGTCGCTCCGAGAGCACAAACAGATGATCTCCGTCTACGAGGTCACCGGCGACTACGACATCATCGCGGTCGGGAAGTTCTCCGACACCGACGGCATGAACGCCCAGATCAAGGAGCTGCTGACCGACCCCGAGATCAAGGAGTCCAACACCAGCGTCGTGCTCAACGCCGCCAGCGAACACGAGCAGTTCGACCTCGAACTCGAGGAGTAA
- a CDS encoding MATE family efflux transporter, with translation MTLLDELRRAFSVVFRGPEELELTSGSIGTPLFFLSLPIIITNLLQVAYNLADTFWLGQYSTEALAAISFAFPMVFFLISLAMGISVAGSVLVAQYTGADEPEKAQYAASQTVTFAVLASVFFGVTGYFFIEDFLRFVGASESVLPGATAYLQVMALGLSFLFGFLVFISLMRGAGDTVTPMLVMFGTVVLNVVLDPFLIFGWTLVESAPVVGTIAFPELGVQGAAIATIFSRGVAMAVGLAIMLSGTRGVKISPSEMVPDPAYVRKLLRIGVPASVEGTGRSISVNLMLIVVGTFSTPVVAAFGVGTRIFSLIFMPAIAVDRGVETMTGQNIGADKPERANTANHFAAKASFLILAAVGVVVFFTAPTIVNVFSPDQEVVRIGAEFLRWVAPTFGFIGVVRAYSGGFRGSGKTLTAAALAILMLGFIRLPVSWVASRVVDVSTLSLSVPGFGTFTTDILAGTPVADAFAYSLGSRGIWLGFAVSNLLAAVLAWAWFSRGTWREADLTDEPTAAVADD, from the coding sequence GTGACGCTACTCGACGAACTGCGGCGTGCCTTCTCCGTGGTCTTTCGGGGCCCGGAAGAGCTGGAGCTGACCAGCGGCTCGATCGGGACGCCGCTCTTTTTCCTCTCCTTGCCGATCATCATCACGAACCTCCTGCAGGTCGCGTACAACCTCGCCGACACCTTCTGGCTCGGCCAGTACAGCACCGAGGCGCTGGCGGCGATCTCCTTTGCCTTCCCGATGGTCTTTTTCCTCATCTCGCTGGCCATGGGGATCTCCGTGGCCGGCAGCGTCCTCGTGGCCCAGTACACGGGCGCGGACGAACCCGAGAAGGCACAGTACGCCGCCTCCCAGACGGTGACCTTCGCCGTGCTGGCGTCCGTCTTCTTCGGCGTCACCGGCTACTTCTTCATCGAGGACTTCCTGCGGTTCGTCGGCGCTTCGGAGTCGGTCCTGCCCGGTGCGACGGCGTACCTGCAGGTGATGGCGCTGGGACTGTCCTTCCTCTTTGGCTTCCTCGTGTTCATCTCGCTGATGCGGGGCGCTGGCGACACCGTGACGCCGATGCTCGTGATGTTCGGGACGGTCGTGTTGAACGTCGTGTTAGACCCGTTCCTCATCTTCGGGTGGACGCTGGTCGAGTCAGCGCCGGTGGTCGGCACGATCGCCTTCCCGGAGCTTGGCGTACAGGGGGCGGCGATCGCGACGATCTTCTCCCGCGGGGTGGCGATGGCCGTCGGTCTCGCCATCATGCTCTCGGGGACCCGCGGCGTCAAGATCTCCCCCAGCGAGATGGTTCCAGACCCCGCCTACGTCCGCAAGCTGTTGCGCATCGGCGTGCCCGCCTCCGTCGAGGGGACCGGCCGCTCGATCTCGGTCAACCTGATGCTGATCGTCGTCGGCACGTTCTCGACGCCGGTCGTCGCCGCCTTCGGCGTCGGCACCCGGATCTTCTCGCTGATCTTCATGCCCGCCATCGCCGTCGACCGCGGCGTCGAGACGATGACCGGCCAGAACATCGGCGCGGACAAGCCCGAACGGGCAAACACCGCCAACCACTTCGCCGCGAAGGCCTCCTTCCTCATCCTCGCCGCGGTCGGCGTCGTCGTCTTCTTCACCGCCCCGACGATCGTCAACGTGTTCAGCCCCGACCAGGAGGTCGTCCGCATCGGGGCGGAGTTCCTCCGTTGGGTCGCCCCGACCTTCGGCTTCATCGGCGTCGTCCGGGCCTACTCCGGGGGCTTCCGTGGCTCGGGCAAGACGCTCACCGCCGCCGCGCTGGCGATCCTGATGCTCGGGTTCATCCGCCTGCCGGTGTCGTGGGTCGCGTCCCGCGTCGTCGACGTTTCGACTCTCTCGCTTTCGGTGCCCGGATTCGGCACCTTCACGACCGACATCCTCGCGGGGACGCCGGTGGCCGACGCCTTCGCGTACTCGCTCGGCTCTCGTGGGATCTGGCTCGGCTTCGCCGTCTCGAACCTCCTCGCGGCGGTCCTCGCGTGGGCGTGGTTCTCGCGGGGCACCTGGCGCGAGGCCGACCTCACCGACGAGCCCACCGCCGCCGTGGCCGACGACTGA